The following coding sequences lie in one Maledivibacter sp. genomic window:
- a CDS encoding GGDEF domain-containing protein, whose protein sequence is MALIDQLTSLYNRRGFLNLANHHIQLAKRKKRNLMFLFCDLDDFKSINDNFGHLVGDKVLKDVASILKEVFRETDILARFGGDEFVVLAIDVRKEDREAIIERLQRKIKYYNNIKQRPYRLSMSIGSVLYESGNISEIEDILDEADKLMYQEKKKRHRN, encoded by the coding sequence ATGGCACTCATAGACCAACTTACTTCTTTATATAATAGAAGAGGGTTTTTAAACCTTGCAAACCATCACATACAGCTTGCCAAAAGAAAGAAAAGAAACTTAATGTTTTTATTTTGTGATCTGGATGATTTTAAATCTATCAATGACAACTTTGGACATCTCGTTGGAGATAAGGTGCTAAAGGATGTAGCTTCAATACTAAAAGAGGTTTTTAGAGAAACTGATATACTAGCAAGATTTGGTGGTGATGAATTTGTGGTCCTAGCTATAGATGTTAGAAAGGAAGATAGGGAAGCTATTATTGAAAGACTACAAAGAAAGATTAAGTATTACAATAATATAAAACAAAGACCCTATAGACTATCAATGAGTATAGGTTCTGTACTCTACGAGTCAGGTAATATAAGTGAAATAGAGGATATTTTAGATGAAGCAGACAAACTTATGTACCAAGAAAAAAAGAAAAGACACCGTAATTGA
- a CDS encoding cell wall metabolism sensor histidine kinase WalK, with the protein MKKKIFITYAILILIGTILTGLLSLSFIRISYLENVEKMLITNGNLINSLVEDKLDEKVFSEIDFLNLSYKISDEINARVTFINRYGDVIGDSEVEKDNLHIIENHSDRVEVQEALNGRIGKSERFSTTVKLDYLYVAVPMKKGGIVYGVTRLAYPLNEINKINFGLIRNIIISVIIGLVIAIPLGYRYLNHITEPIKEITNTARKMANGDFDSKVNVESTDEIKILADTFNFMSQTINTNISELQDKNTKLQSIIGSMKEGLIAVDNHKNIILINSPAKKFFNIGVEDVLGKHILVEIENKKLKDGLEEILDKNTSSKVEFRLEKPTRKTLKIYTEFIKLNDDPNRIIGTLILILDVTEVRKLEKMRTDFVANVSHELKTPLTSIMGFIETLKSGAINNEKVRDRFLNIIEIETERLTRLIDDLLTLSDIESNGIGFAKKVDISINDVIYEVSHMAQELAKQKNIRYSYEIEENLPFLYGSKDWFKQLVLNLVDNAIKYTTEDGEVKVLVYKRKNNIFLKVKDTGMGIPKKDIPRLFERFYRVDKARSRKVGGTGLGLAIVKHIVISFSGEIKVKSEEGKGSEFIVRIPL; encoded by the coding sequence ATGAAAAAGAAAATATTTATAACCTATGCGATATTGATATTAATAGGAACCATACTTACTGGGCTTCTTTCTCTGAGCTTTATAAGAATTAGTTATCTAGAGAATGTTGAAAAAATGCTAATAACAAATGGGAATCTTATAAATAGTTTAGTGGAAGATAAATTAGATGAAAAAGTTTTTTCGGAAATTGATTTTTTAAATTTGTCCTATAAGATATCCGATGAAATCAATGCCCGTGTTACTTTTATTAATAGATATGGCGATGTTATTGGAGATTCTGAGGTCGAAAAGGATAATTTACACATAATAGAAAATCATAGTGATAGAGTAGAGGTTCAAGAAGCTTTAAATGGCAGAATAGGAAAAAGTGAAAGATTTAGTACAACTGTAAAATTGGATTATTTATATGTAGCTGTTCCTATGAAAAAGGGAGGTATAGTATATGGAGTCACAAGGCTTGCATACCCCCTTAACGAAATTAACAAGATTAATTTTGGATTGATAAGAAATATAATAATTTCAGTCATTATTGGATTAGTCATTGCAATACCCTTAGGCTACAGATATTTAAACCATATAACTGAACCAATAAAAGAAATTACAAATACGGCTAGGAAAATGGCTAATGGAGATTTTGACAGTAAAGTAAATGTTGAAAGTACAGATGAAATCAAAATTTTGGCTGATACTTTTAATTTCATGAGCCAAACTATCAACACAAATATATCCGAGCTTCAAGATAAAAATACTAAACTACAATCTATAATAGGAAGTATGAAGGAAGGGTTAATTGCAGTAGATAATCATAAGAATATTATCTTGATAAACTCCCCGGCAAAGAAATTTTTTAATATTGGTGTAGAAGATGTATTAGGTAAACATATTCTAGTTGAGATAGAAAATAAGAAATTAAAAGATGGATTAGAAGAGATTTTAGATAAAAACACATCTAGTAAGGTTGAATTTAGATTAGAAAAGCCGACAAGAAAGACATTAAAGATTTATACAGAATTTATAAAGCTTAATGATGACCCTAATAGGATTATTGGAACCTTAATATTGATATTGGATGTTACCGAGGTTAGAAAACTCGAAAAAATGAGAACAGATTTTGTAGCAAATGTTTCCCATGAATTGAAAACACCATTAACATCAATAATGGGATTTATTGAAACTTTGAAAAGTGGAGCTATCAATAATGAAAAGGTAAGGGATAGATTTTTAAATATAATTGAAATAGAGACGGAAAGATTAACGAGACTTATCGACGATTTGCTTACACTTTCAGATATTGAAAGTAATGGAATAGGTTTTGCAAAAAAGGTGGATATATCAATTAACGATGTGATATATGAAGTAAGTCATATGGCACAAGAACTTGCAAAACAAAAAAATATAAGATACTCCTACGAAATTGAAGAAAACCTACCTTTTCTTTATGGAAGTAAGGATTGGTTTAAGCAATTGGTACTTAATCTAGTAGACAATGCAATAAAATATACTACTGAGGATGGAGAAGTAAAAGTATTAGTTTATAAAAGAAAAAATAATATCTTTTTAAAAGTAAAAGATACGGGAATGGGTATTCCAAAAAAAGATATACCAAGATTATTTGAAAGATTTTATAGAGTGGATAAAGCTAGGTCGAGAAAAGTGGGTGGAACCGGTCTTGGACTTGCCATAGTAAAGCATATAGTTATCTCCTTTAGTGGGGAAATAAAAGTTAAAAGTGAGGAAGGTAAAGGATCGGAGTTCATAGTGAGAATTCCCCTTTAG
- a CDS encoding response regulator transcription factor: MGKRKILVVDDEHHILELIQFNLESNNFDVATCDNGEDAVKFAQNGDIDLIILDLMLPGIDGIEVCRRIRNSDYRNIPIIMLTAKGEENDKIKGLDIGADDYMTKPFSIRELLARIKAVLRRIQDKNVDDGNLIKVKNITIDIEKHEIKKDNTILELTLKEFELLKMLAKNKGKVLSRDVILDKIWGYEYFGDTRTVDVHIRHLRKKIDDNDGMFIETVRGVGYKMK, from the coding sequence ATGGGTAAAAGAAAAATATTAGTTGTTGATGATGAACATCATATTTTAGAATTAATACAATTTAATCTTGAAAGTAATAATTTTGATGTAGCAACTTGTGATAATGGCGAAGATGCTGTAAAATTTGCCCAAAATGGTGATATTGATCTTATAATACTTGATTTAATGTTACCGGGAATAGACGGTATTGAAGTTTGTAGAAGAATAAGAAATTCAGATTATAGAAATATACCTATAATTATGCTTACGGCTAAGGGTGAAGAAAATGATAAAATCAAGGGATTAGATATTGGGGCAGATGATTATATGACAAAACCCTTTAGCATAAGAGAGCTATTAGCTAGAATAAAGGCTGTACTCAGAAGAATACAAGATAAAAATGTTGATGATGGAAATTTGATAAAAGTAAAAAATATTACAATTGATATTGAAAAACATGAAATCAAGAAGGATAATACTATTTTAGAATTAACCTTAAAAGAATTTGAGTTGTTAAAAATGCTTGCTAAAAACAAAGGTAAGGTTTTATCCAGAGATGTTATTTTAGATAAAATATGGGGATATGAGTATTTTGGAGATACTAGAACCGTTGATGTTCATATTAGGCATCTAAGAAAAAAGATTGATGATAATGATGGAATGTTTATAGAAACCGTAAGAGGTGTAGGATATAAGATGAAATAG